The Arachis ipaensis cultivar K30076 chromosome B05, Araip1.1, whole genome shotgun sequence nucleotide sequence cttcaataataatcaaggtggaaggaaccagaacaggttcaacaacaggccaccattcccatcttctcaatgGAATATGCAGactcctaagcagagcctttctgacttagctattctagtctccagcctctctaagaccactcataatttcataactgaaacaagatcctccatcagaaatttggaggtacaaattggtcaactgagcaagaggatctcTGAGgttcctcctgacactcttcctagtaacattggggtgaacccaagagaaaagtgcaaggccatcaccactgaggttgaggccgaatctggagagactgggaaggcattgaatgccagtgaggaagatctcactgggcattcaatgcccaaaatggctAAGAGCCTGGCGCTAAACGatagtgaggaagccctcactgggcattcaacacctAACCAGGCACGGAAGCTGGTGTTGATCGCCAGCAAAGAtacccctgctgggcgttcaacacccaaactggtaagggagctggcgttgaacaccagtgatGGCACACTTCCGAAATGTTCCCTACCTACTGAAGTTATCCATATCCACACTACAAGTAAACACGTTTtttgccacacttttaaagcgtggcgaaaagttgaaaaaagcgtagcgatagcttttttctacgctttttgagctatcggcacgcttttgaaagggtcacgtCTGCAagggtgccggttgctctatTGCCTCGCTTTTAGTAACCTATAGCCATActttattttttgccacgcttttaaatattgccacgctttaaaagcgtggccatatgtgtCAGATAtgggtacgcttttaaagcgtgccaatagagttacatatggctacgcttttaaagcgtgccagtaGCGAGACATACGGCTACACTTTTAAAGCGTACCAATAGCAAGATATGGCTAGCTTTAAAAACGTGCCAATAGAGTTacatatggctacgctttaaaagcatagctatatccttatcaaattaaaaaaaatcctagTATATACTTTTACATGTACTCTAATACactccaaaaacaataaaaaaattaacaaaaatatgtgaatattattttttaaaaattaatcaataaAAATTAGTATTACATTAGTAGAATCCAAACCAAATTAGCTATATCAATTTCTTATAGCCAAAGtagttataaaaattaataacatCCTCAAACATGTCTCTCCTATAAAGTGGTAAAAGAATAAAAGTTGAGTTATACATATTTCCCTGAACCTTACTACTCCATAAATCTCTTCTTTTCCTCCTCCACTTCAAATCTCACATGTCACGTGAGGAACTACCATCGTTGTCTTTCAAGTCTGTATCTGCATTATCCTTCACTAAATACTCAGCTATTACTTCCTGCTTGTAGACAAAAGCGTAATGCAATGGTGTTTGTCCATCATTATCCTTATAAAAGTACAAAACACACGACAACGTAAGTAAAATTTCAAATTCAGCATtcggaaaataactaaaaatgcaTAGAACGGTCTTCTACTGCACATGCTAAACTAAGAGCAACTATTGCAATAAGGAATATCGACTTAATTTAACATTCAAGCTAACTTCCATCATGTTTCCATTCCAGAAAAACAGTGGCAATACCTCTAAAACTAAGTACTTAAATTAGAATGTTTTGAATTGCAATATATGAAATACCATGACACTAATATTAGCATTCTTGCTAATAAGCAACTATGTGACACTAATGTGGCCATGATCCACGACCTAGTGTAGTGGTGTCTGACCTTCACTGTCTGTAACCACTCTCATTAATCAAATATTGAGAAAGGGAAAGTATAATAGCAAACTAAATGATTTGATATAGTGTGGTAGCACAAAAAAATGATGCAAAAGATCCTTTATGACTATAGGAAACTGATGGTTAAATAACTGTGGATTTACCTTCAAAAGTGGAATTGGGGGTTTGTCTTCACCAGAAGCAAATGCTTCTCGTTAACTGCATCACGAATATACGGATACATATTCATTGCAGTTCTTGAATGAAAATCTCCACCGGCTTCAAAGACTTCCAACATGCTCTTATAGTTAGCAAGATGTGAAAGGATCCTAAACAAGAAATAGAGTAAAACAAAGGAACACATCAATCTACCTTCTGAAAACAAGTAACATTAAATAATATATGATATATGATGTACCTCATATATGGGTTCAATATTTTGAAAGAGGGGTTCCAAAACTGATCTTTGCATAGTCATGGAGATGGAACCAAATCATGGCCTAGAGAAATTTAAATAACAAAATCACATCaacaaaaatatcaaattatAAGTGTATGTCTGTCAACAAAACAAGTTTCATAAATAAGTACATACCAAAGCTTCAAGCTGCAACTCAATTTATCATAAACAGCATGTCTAAATGAGAAGGAAACCAAGTCTATCTGCATTTTAATCCTGCCATTGGTTCTCTATCAGTGTCAATGGCATTCAATTTCCAATTTTCTAATAATGAAGGCAAGAAATGGTTTCCCTCGAATATAaagcacaaaaaaaaattaataataaaagatgCAAAACTTCCATTTTGCAGAAATttaagagagagatagagagatgaATTTTAGATTAGCATACCTTGATGCCATTAAGTACTTCAAGCAACTTTTTGGGGTCTGAACATCCATCACGGAAGAATTCCGTGATTGCAATATTATGAAGTACCTGAAATATTAGGATTCAAAATCTTGAAGATTAGGATTTGTACTAAAATTGTCTTACACAACAAATACCCAACAACCAACATAAAGACGCAAAGATTGGTGGGCGAACACAAAGCTTGCAAGGATTTGCCCACTTGACATATCAAGGATTTGCGAACACAAAGCTTGCAAGGTTTGAACATGGATGATGACAAATTTTATCATAATACAAACATTACCATAAAATCAAGCACTTTAATTTGTAAACTTGTATGGGAGGCTTGATATGCACTATGCGGACAGCACCATTAAATTCATGCTTTCTAGAAAActacaaaagaaagaagaaaaataaagatgatttTATTTCTACCACAAAGGCACTTCTGCAGAATAACTTACTCCAGTGTTATTATTCATGTAAATTAATCATAGTTCATACATTATACCCAATCCATTAGGTGAATGCATAAAGGAAtaagtgatatatatatattcagAGAGAAAACATATCTAGTTTCATGAAACTGCAAAGAACAAAACTGGGATATTGGCGGAAACATGGGATACTGAAGAACACATACTTGTACAGATGATAAGGTTTGCAACTATTTTACAATCTCAACAGTTCAGAAAAATAAAACTGTCAGAGTGATCAAGGCCTTAACCAATGGCTTACACAAGATTCTGTGATTAATGTGTAAGTTTATTTAAGTATCATTGATCAATCTACTCTACAAAATTGACCTAGAGTTGTACATGCGACAAGTAATCTCTTTTCCACTGTTAAACAGGTCGCACTCTATGCTAGAGCAAAACCGAAACTAAAAAAAGCAAAAGAATCGGAATGAAAAAGATCATACATGTACAGAAAATGATCCCATAATTCCTCTTCCAGCAAAATCATTCATTAAAATTCAATGTTCCATATAGGATTCAGAGCACATGTTTCCCACTTTCCTCTGAAAATATAAGAACCTTCACCAGTTGATTCACCCTGTGTTCAATGTTCTTACTTATTAGTGGTTCCTTACATCACATAAGGCAGCATTTTGCCATGCATCCATCCAAAGCAGCTCAATGCAACTTATCCAGTCTACTCAGACACTGGCTACCTCATCTAACCCACAAATACCAGTTCAAACCATCTGCATTCAAATTTACAGCCAAATAAGCTTCATCCCGAGAGCTTACTGTCTATACTTCACTTAAGGCACCCATAGAATTTCATATAAACCAGTTCAACCAAATCACACTCACATTTCCATCCACATAAGGCAAGACTCACTATTATCTACCACTCACTGAGGGTACCAAAACCGCGATTCACCTCTCCACGGAAACAAAAATCTAAGCAACAAATCAATCAGCTGAAGCATCGCAATTACAATCAAATCCAGAACACAGATAGCAACAAGAACAAGAATCGAGCATCGATAAAATAAATAAACGCCTAGAAGCACCAAGAATTTGTCACATAGAATGGTAACACGGAAGTGATAAAATCGAGAACACTTCAGCGGCATCAGCATCGATAATACATAGGAAATGGACAAAAAAAGGAAAGAGGAGTGATTCACTCTACCTTGGGATCGTCTTGCTTCTTCTGCAAGAGCTGGTTCAAGACGTCGACGCACTCAGCGAACTTGCCAGACTGAAAATGCAAGGCAGCATCCTTGGCGAGGGCGACGGCGACAGTGAAGACGGCATCGTCGGCATCTGTGACGGAGGAGGCGTCACGGTTGGCGGCGGTGGAGGACGGCGAAGTGGACGAATCTCGAGCCTCCATGGTGAGATCGAGGAATTGAAGAGCGAATCGAATGGTGACAGTGAGGGTTTTGGGGGAGGAGAGAGAAGAAAAGCCCTAAAATTGAGTGAGGAGAAGTGAATGAATCTGAGTCACATTCAGAAAAAACCGATGTGAGATGCGAAGgctgagagagagaagagagagaacagAGAAGGAAAAAACCCTCGGTGGTGCTGCCTTCTTAGTTGCTTGGATTGGATGTGGAGACACAGAAGAGGAGGAGAGAGTAAGATGAAATGAAAACCTATCCGCCGAATCGGGGCAGATTCAGATAGAaagaaaaagactcaagaaagaGAACGgggcaaaaaataaaaacatttttcctccttttgcttcttttttcatcattattaattcttctcatcatttaaactttttctttttacgtgatttttatgtaattttaaacaCATTGAAAgcgtaaataattaattatcataaGGGAAAGTAATATCACTACCTTCAATTTTATATTGTAATTTTTTCTTATGTAATTTAAAATTGCTCTCTTTTCTcgttattttgtttttttatagtAAGAATATTTATATTACATGTAatttgaaaataatatataatagatggGCTATATTTTGAATTAGAAGTGATGATATTACTCTCAAATCTCAATCATAAGTTACTTAATtatgtttttaaaaaatattgggTAATttgaatataatatataatacataaacaatatttttgtaattaaaaagtGATAACATTGCTCTCAAATtgttgaattatatattttgaaaaatattaggaAAATAAAAATGCTTATAATTAAGTCTCTAACAAAGTTACAAAAAAACTACTGATTTTTTTTCCAACTTCTTTTATGTTTCGTTTTAGGGAAATTATTCTAAAAAACCGTTagaaagatttaattattaaaaagaacCGTTAATTCTAAAACACACTCATTAATGTTTTCAACTAGGGATGGTAAAAATCCCCGGCCCGAATATTCGCGGAAATTTACCCACCGGAGAGCAGGTTTGGGAGACATTTTTTCCCTGTGGGGGGCGGGTACGGGTACCCGTATAATAAATGGGGCGGGGGCAGGGGAGAGGCCCCCGTCCCGTGGGTATCCGTTTATTACCCGTGATtgtaaaattacaaaaataaccctcatatatatatataactttgaTGAAACCCTAACCCCTCAAACCATTATCCCTGCGCCGCTCTCTCACTCTCTCACATGAGCCTCTCTCACTCTCTcacactctcactctcactcaaTCTCTGCGTTCTCACTCTCAGTCTCTCACCTTCTTCTGTCACTACCGCCGCTCACTTTCCTCCGTCGCTGCCATCGCTCACCTTCTTCCATCGCTGTCACCGCTCACTCTTCTTCTCACTGCTTTGCTCACTGCTTGCTGCAAGCTTCACCGCCGCCTCCACCTCTGCTTTGCAACAAAGCCTCAGATCTGCGACGTTGATGACAAGCTTCCTCCAACAACGCTTTTGCTCCACGACGCCGATGACACCTCTCCCACCACGACTCTGCATCGCCTCTGCTCAGCGAAGATGATGATGACTATGCTTTGTCTCCGTGGTCGGCCACCTTGCAATAAGTTGGATGTTTTTGTTAATTGATTAAACTGGTTTTAAcatttgttttgatttttaattgttGAAATTGATATGAAATTGGGACATCTATTTATGTGAATTgggtttagatttaggattttgatTAT carries:
- the LOC107640690 gene encoding uncharacterized protein LOC107640690 isoform X2; its protein translation is MEARDSSTSPSSTAANRDASSVTDADDAVFTVAVALAKDAALHFQSGKFAECVDVLNQLLQKKQDDPKVLHNIAITEFFRDGCSDPKKLLEVLNGIKVC
- the LOC107640690 gene encoding uncharacterized protein LOC107640690 isoform X1; this encodes MEARDSSTSPSSTAANRDASSVTDADDAVFTVAVALAKDAALHFQSGKFAECVDVLNQLLQKKQDDPKFSRKHEFNGAVRIVHIKPPIQVYKLKCLILWYFIILQSRNSSVMDVQTPKSCLKYLMASRYANLKFISLSLS